The Chitinophaga flava genome has a segment encoding these proteins:
- a CDS encoding MarR family winged helix-turn-helix transcriptional regulator encodes MSTEAEQFEQAYTDLQCLIIAQVNKFSTEKLTATQFLILDVIIKQGDRTTSQLADYFRITAPAISRQIRKLMSDGLVIQKRDDTDRRSYFNSITPKGRKLVNEAGKLRKTMTTEISRILTAEDRKTFIRLCHHITSRISIGKS; translated from the coding sequence AGGCTTACACTGACCTGCAATGCCTGATCATTGCACAGGTCAATAAATTCAGCACGGAGAAACTGACGGCCACCCAGTTTCTGATACTGGATGTTATCATAAAGCAAGGAGACCGGACCACCAGCCAGCTGGCTGATTATTTCCGTATCACAGCCCCGGCCATCTCCCGGCAGATCAGGAAACTAATGAGTGATGGGTTAGTCATACAGAAGCGGGATGATACAGACCGCAGAAGTTATTTTAACAGTATCACGCCTAAAGGCAGGAAACTGGTGAATGAGGCTGGTAAACTCAGGAAGACCATGACCACGGAAATAAGCAGGATACTGACGGCAGAAGACCGGAAAACATTTATAAGACTCTGTCATCATATCACTTCCCGGATATCTATCGGGAAGTCTTAA